Proteins encoded together in one Aeromonas encheleia window:
- the pheS gene encoding phenylalanine--tRNA ligase subunit alpha — translation MQQLEEVVGQAKAEIEGVNDVATLDEIRVKYLGKKGFFTEQMKTLGALSAEERPAAGAVINQAKQQVQDALNARRDALVEQELNQKLAAETIDVSLPGRRIENGGLHPVTRTIERIERLFGEMGFKVERGPEIEDGFHNFDALNIPAHHPARTDHDTFYFNPDLMLRTHTSGVQIRTMEHQQPPIRIIAPGRVYRNDYDMTHTPMFHQVEGLLVDEHASFTELKGILHDFLRNYFEEDLTIRFRPSYFPFTEPSAEVDVMGKNGKWLEVLGCGMVHPNVLRSVGIDPEKYSGFAFGMGVERLTMLRYGVNDLRAFFENDLRFLKQFK, via the coding sequence ATGCAACAGCTTGAAGAAGTAGTCGGCCAGGCCAAGGCCGAGATTGAGGGCGTCAATGACGTTGCGACCCTCGACGAGATCCGGGTCAAATATCTGGGTAAAAAAGGCTTTTTTACCGAGCAGATGAAGACATTGGGCGCCTTGTCCGCCGAAGAGCGTCCCGCCGCGGGCGCCGTGATCAACCAGGCCAAGCAGCAGGTTCAGGATGCCCTGAACGCGCGCCGCGATGCCCTGGTTGAGCAAGAGCTGAATCAGAAGCTGGCCGCCGAGACCATCGACGTCAGCCTGCCGGGCCGTCGCATCGAGAACGGTGGCCTGCACCCGGTGACCCGCACCATCGAACGCATCGAGCGCCTGTTTGGCGAGATGGGGTTCAAGGTTGAGCGCGGTCCCGAGATCGAAGACGGTTTCCACAACTTCGATGCGCTGAACATCCCGGCTCACCACCCGGCGCGTACCGATCACGACACCTTCTACTTCAATCCCGATCTGATGCTGCGCACCCACACCTCGGGCGTGCAGATCCGCACCATGGAACATCAGCAGCCGCCGATCCGCATCATAGCGCCGGGCCGCGTCTATCGTAACGACTACGACATGACCCACACCCCGATGTTCCATCAGGTCGAAGGCCTGCTGGTGGATGAGCACGCCAGCTTCACCGAGCTGAAGGGGATACTGCACGACTTCCTGCGCAACTACTTCGAGGAAGATCTCACCATCCGTTTCCGTCCCTCCTACTTCCCGTTCACCGAGCCCAGTGCCGAAGTGGACGTGATGGGCAAGAACGGCAAGTGGCTGGAAGTGCTGGGCTGCGGCATGGTGCACCCGAACGTGCTGCGTTCGGTCGGCATCGATCCGGAAAAATACTCCGGTTTTGCCTTCGGCATGGGCGTTGAGCGTCTGACCATGCTGCGCTACGGGGTCAACGACCTGCGTGCCTTCTTCGAAAACGATCTGCGCTTCCTCAAGCAGTTCAAGTAA
- the rpmI gene encoding 50S ribosomal protein L35: MPKMKTNRGAAKRFKKTGSGRFKCKHNHLRHILTKKSSKRKRKLGPKFMVSAADHKRVVACLPYA; this comes from the coding sequence ATGCCGAAGATGAAAACCAACCGGGGTGCTGCAAAGCGCTTCAAGAAGACTGGCTCAGGTCGCTTCAAGTGTAAGCACAACCACCTGCGTCACATCCTGACCAAGAAGAGCAGCAAGCGTAAGCGCAAGCTGGGGCCGAAGTTCATGGTTTCTGCTGCCGACCACAAACGTGTTGTCGCTTGTCTGCCGTACGCATAA
- a CDS encoding PA0069 family radical SAM protein, translated as MAGRGSTHNIDHRFSGPLIEVIDDGWQHKAAPEFEASAPQTEVREIQAKSIISHNLSPDVPFGRSINPYQGCEHGCIYCYARPSHAYLELSPGLDFETKLFAKINAAELLRREFARPSYQPQTIVLGANTDPYQPIEHHYRLTRALLEVMLAHRHPVGLITKSAMILRDLDLLAELAKEGLCQVMVSVTTLNETLRRQLEPRASTGAGRLKVIEKLAQAGVPVGVLAAPMIPRLNEPELEQIIRSAAEAGAGCADYILLRLPHELTTLFSDWLSEHHPGQKEAILNQLRASRDGSLNSPAFGTRMRGQGQFADLLAQRFRLISKRMGLGKRHVQLNLDRFIRPNEQLRLF; from the coding sequence ATGGCAGGACGAGGCAGTACCCACAACATCGATCACCGCTTCAGCGGCCCGCTGATCGAGGTCATCGACGATGGTTGGCAGCATAAGGCCGCGCCTGAGTTTGAGGCCTCGGCGCCCCAGACCGAGGTGCGCGAGATCCAGGCCAAGAGCATCATCAGCCACAATCTCTCGCCGGATGTTCCCTTTGGCCGCTCCATCAACCCCTATCAGGGCTGCGAGCACGGCTGCATCTATTGCTACGCCAGACCCAGCCACGCCTATCTGGAGCTCTCCCCCGGCCTCGACTTCGAGACCAAGCTGTTCGCCAAGATCAATGCCGCCGAGCTGTTGCGGCGGGAGTTTGCCAGGCCCAGCTATCAGCCACAGACCATAGTGCTGGGGGCCAATACCGATCCCTACCAGCCCATCGAACACCATTACCGGCTCACTCGCGCCCTGCTGGAGGTGATGCTGGCCCACCGCCATCCGGTGGGGCTCATCACCAAGAGCGCGATGATCTTGCGGGATCTCGATCTGCTGGCCGAACTGGCCAAAGAGGGGCTGTGTCAGGTGATGGTGTCGGTGACCACCCTCAACGAGACGCTGAGGCGGCAGCTGGAACCCAGAGCCAGCACCGGGGCCGGGCGACTCAAGGTGATCGAGAAACTGGCCCAGGCGGGGGTGCCGGTCGGCGTGTTGGCGGCTCCCATGATCCCGCGCCTCAACGAGCCCGAGCTGGAGCAGATCATCAGGAGCGCGGCCGAGGCGGGCGCCGGCTGCGCCGACTACATACTACTGCGGCTGCCCCATGAGCTGACGACCCTGTTCAGCGACTGGCTGAGCGAGCATCATCCGGGTCAGAAGGAGGCCATCCTGAACCAGCTACGGGCCAGCCGTGACGGCAGCCTCAACAGCCCGGCCTTCGGCACCCGCATGCGGGGCCAAGGCCAGTTTGCGGATCTGCTCGCCCAGCGCTTTCGGCTCATCAGCAAACGGATGGGGCTCGGCAAGCGTCACGTTCAACTGAACCTGGATCGCTTCATACGCCCCAACGAGCAGTTACGCCTGTTCTGA
- a CDS encoding tetratricopeptide repeat protein yields MKLTTSRWLFIGVIGLVIWRLIPLSTEQDLATANRAWRVGHFEEATRIWQPLADQGQPRALALMGWSHEVGQGSEQDLVQAVSLYRQSAQAGDAFGQYRLAELYLRGVGVQRDLRTAFHWMELAAHNGDVPAMLKLGVLHLMGANGRVNVAEAKQWLYQASQKGNKLALRVLQELALAEEGRSDFDFNGQSLLEAGQASTPS; encoded by the coding sequence ATGAAACTCACAACCTCTCGCTGGCTGTTTATCGGAGTGATCGGCCTGGTCATCTGGCGTCTGATCCCGCTCTCCACCGAGCAGGATCTGGCGACAGCCAACCGGGCCTGGCGCGTAGGCCACTTCGAGGAGGCGACCAGGATCTGGCAGCCGTTGGCCGATCAGGGTCAGCCCAGGGCGCTGGCGCTGATGGGCTGGAGCCACGAGGTGGGGCAGGGGAGCGAGCAGGATCTGGTGCAGGCCGTCAGCCTCTATCGCCAGTCGGCGCAGGCGGGGGATGCCTTCGGCCAATACCGGTTGGCGGAGCTCTACCTGCGCGGGGTGGGGGTGCAGCGGGACTTGCGCACGGCGTTTCACTGGATGGAGCTGGCGGCCCACAACGGCGATGTGCCCGCCATGCTCAAACTGGGGGTGCTCCATCTGATGGGGGCCAACGGCCGGGTCAACGTGGCCGAGGCCAAGCAGTGGCTCTATCAGGCATCCCAGAAGGGCAACAAGCTGGCGCTGCGGGTCCTGCAGGAGCTGGCGCTGGCGGAAGAGGGGCGCAGTGACTTCGATTTTAACGGGCAGTCGCTCCTGGAGGCCGGCCAGGCCAGCACGCCAAGCTAG
- the infC gene encoding translation initiation factor IF-3: MDGEAIGVTTIQDALNLALEAGVDLVEISPNAEPPVCRIMDYGKFLYEKSKTTKEQKKKQKVVQVKEIKFRPGTDEGDYQVKLRNLVRFLEDGDKAKVTLRFRGREMAHQDLGIKVLERVKTDLEELAVVESFPKVEGRQAVMVLAPKKKS; the protein is encoded by the coding sequence TTGGATGGTGAGGCCATTGGCGTCACCACCATTCAAGATGCTCTGAACTTGGCCCTTGAGGCCGGAGTGGATCTGGTCGAGATCAGTCCTAACGCTGAGCCGCCCGTTTGCCGGATCATGGATTACGGCAAATTCCTCTACGAAAAGAGCAAAACCACCAAAGAACAGAAGAAAAAGCAGAAAGTTGTCCAGGTCAAGGAAATCAAATTCCGTCCTGGCACTGACGAAGGCGACTATCAGGTAAAACTACGCAACCTGGTTCGCTTTCTAGAAGACGGGGACAAGGCGAAGGTCACCCTGCGCTTCCGTGGTCGTGAAATGGCTCACCAGGATCTTGGTATCAAGGTTCTGGAGCGAGTCAAGACCGATCTGGAAGAGTTGGCCGTAGTCGAGTCGTTCCCGAAAGTCGAAGGCCGTCAAGCTGTGATGGTCCTCGCACCTAAGAAGAAATCTTAA
- the thrS gene encoding threonine--tRNA ligase → MPIITLPDGSQRQFAHAVSVMDVAADIGPGLAKACIAGRVNGELVDACELIEADASLAIITAKDEEGLDILRHSCAHLLGHAIKQLWPQTKMAIGPVIDNGFYYDIDLDRTLTDEDLAALEERMLALAAKDYDVIKKKVSWQEARDVFEARGETYKVEILDQNIARDDQPGLYHHEEYVDMCRGPHVPNMRHCHHFKLQKMSGAYWRGDSNNKMLQRIYGTAWADKKQLKAYLQRLEEAAKRDHRKIGKQLDLYHMQEEAPGMVFWHNDGWTIFRELETFMRTKLREYDYQEVKGPAMMDRVLWERSGHWDKYAQGMFTTQSENREYAIKPMNCPGHVQIFNQGLKSYRDLPLRMAEFGSCHRNEPSGSLHGLMRVRGFTQDDAHIFCTEEQIMEEVSACIRMVYDVYGTFGFENIVVKLSTRPEQRIGSDEAWDRAEAALAEALVLNGLKYDLQPGEGAFYGPKIEFTLHDCLDRAWQCGTVQLDFALPGRLGATYVGEDNERHVPVMIHRAILGSIERFIGILTEEYAGLFPTWLAPTQAVVMNITDNQADYAVKVAKALNDAGLRAKADLRNEKIGFKIREHTLKRVPFMLVCGDKEVEAGKIAVRTRKGADLGTYPVEELIALLTQEVQTRGQKKVEE, encoded by the coding sequence ATGCCAATCATTACTCTGCCTGACGGCAGCCAACGTCAATTTGCCCACGCCGTTTCTGTCATGGACGTCGCCGCGGACATAGGTCCCGGTCTCGCCAAGGCATGCATTGCCGGTCGGGTAAACGGTGAACTGGTGGATGCCTGCGAGCTGATCGAAGCCGATGCCTCCCTGGCCATCATCACCGCCAAAGACGAAGAAGGTCTGGACATCCTGCGCCACTCCTGTGCTCACCTGCTGGGTCATGCCATCAAGCAACTCTGGCCCCAGACCAAGATGGCCATAGGTCCTGTCATCGATAACGGTTTCTACTACGACATCGATCTCGATCGTACCCTGACCGACGAAGATCTGGCTGCCCTGGAAGAGCGCATGCTGGCGCTGGCCGCCAAGGATTACGACGTCATCAAGAAGAAGGTCTCCTGGCAGGAGGCGCGCGACGTGTTCGAGGCCCGCGGCGAGACCTACAAGGTCGAGATCCTGGATCAGAACATTGCCCGTGATGACCAGCCCGGTCTGTATCATCACGAAGAGTACGTCGACATGTGTCGCGGCCCCCACGTGCCGAACATGCGTCACTGCCACCATTTCAAGCTGCAGAAGATGTCCGGCGCCTACTGGCGTGGCGACTCCAACAACAAAATGTTGCAGCGGATCTACGGTACCGCCTGGGCCGACAAGAAGCAGCTCAAGGCTTACCTGCAGCGCCTCGAAGAGGCCGCCAAGCGTGACCACCGCAAGATCGGCAAGCAGCTCGACCTGTATCACATGCAGGAAGAAGCACCCGGCATGGTGTTCTGGCACAACGATGGCTGGACCATCTTCCGTGAGCTGGAAACCTTCATGCGTACCAAGCTGCGTGAGTATGACTATCAGGAGGTGAAAGGCCCCGCCATGATGGATCGCGTACTGTGGGAGCGCTCCGGCCACTGGGATAAGTATGCCCAGGGCATGTTCACCACCCAGTCCGAGAACCGCGAGTACGCCATCAAGCCGATGAACTGCCCGGGTCACGTCCAGATCTTCAATCAGGGCCTCAAGTCCTATCGCGATCTGCCGCTGCGCATGGCCGAGTTTGGCTCCTGCCACCGCAACGAGCCGTCAGGCTCCCTGCACGGCTTGATGCGGGTACGGGGTTTCACTCAGGATGACGCCCACATCTTCTGTACCGAAGAGCAGATCATGGAAGAGGTGTCCGCCTGTATCCGTATGGTCTATGACGTCTACGGCACCTTTGGCTTCGAGAACATCGTGGTCAAGCTCTCCACCCGTCCCGAGCAGCGTATCGGCTCCGACGAGGCCTGGGATCGTGCCGAGGCGGCCTTGGCCGAGGCGCTGGTGCTGAACGGTCTGAAGTACGATCTGCAGCCGGGTGAGGGCGCCTTCTACGGCCCCAAGATCGAATTCACCCTGCATGATTGCCTTGATCGTGCGTGGCAGTGTGGTACCGTGCAGCTCGACTTTGCCTTGCCGGGTCGTCTGGGTGCCACTTATGTGGGGGAAGATAACGAGCGCCACGTGCCCGTCATGATCCACCGCGCCATCCTGGGTTCCATCGAGCGTTTCATCGGTATTCTGACCGAAGAGTACGCAGGACTGTTCCCAACCTGGTTGGCACCGACTCAAGCCGTGGTGATGAATATCACGGATAATCAGGCCGATTATGCAGTGAAAGTAGCCAAGGCATTGAATGATGCGGGTCTTCGCGCAAAAGCGGACTTGAGAAATGAGAAGATTGGCTTTAAAATCCGCGAGCATACTTTGAAACGAGTTCCTTTCATGTTGGTCTGCGGCGATAAAGAAGTTGAAGCCGGCAAGATTGCAGTGCGAACTCGTAAAGGGGCTGACCTGGGTACTTATCCTGTTGAAGAGCTAATCGCTCTGTTGACCCAGGAAGTTCAGACCCGCGGACAAAAGAAAGTGGAGGAATAA
- the gyrA gene encoding DNA topoisomerase (ATP-hydrolyzing) subunit A gives MSDLAREITPVNIEEELKSSYLDYAMSVIVGRALPDVRDGLKPVHRRVLFAMNELGNDWNKPYKKSARVVGDVIGKYHPHGDSAVYDTIVRMAQDFSMRYMLVDGQGNFGSVDGDNAAAMRYTEVRMARISHELLADLDKETVDWVPNYDGTEMIPAVMPTKIPTLLINGSSGIAVGMATNIPPHNLTEIVNGCLALIDNGDLTIDELMTYISGPDFPTGAIINGRAGIVQAYRTGRGSVYVRAKAEVEVDEKTSRETIIVHELPYQVNKARLIEKIAELVKEKKVEGISALRDESDKDGMRIVIEIKRGESGEIVLNNLYKHTQMQTTFGINMVALDNNQPKVMNLKEILDAFLLHRREVVTRRTVFELRKARDRAHILEGLAVALANIDPIIELIRHSDTPADAKAKLIARGWELGNVAGMLEKAGDDAARPEWLEPEFGIREGQYFLTEQQAQAILDLRLHKLTGLEHEKILEEYQSLLDLIAELLFILASPERLMEVIRDELLAVRDQYGDERRTEINASSAEINIEDLITPEDVVVTLSHQGYVKYQPLTDYEAQRRGGRGKSATRIKEEDFVERLLVANTHDTILCFSTRGKVYWLKVYQLPEASRGARGRPIINLLPLEEGERITAILPVKEYADDKYVFFATADGTVKKTSLSAFSRPLSSGIRAINLKEGDELIGVDITDGSNEIMLFSDAGKVVRFAEGSGRADADVSDDADADDDSVIDAGNDDEGSDGVEGAENTESKGAFKGVRPMGRTASGVRGIRLPNGNKVVSLIVPRGEGAILTATENGYGKRTALTEYPTKSRGTQGVISIKVDDRNGKVIDAIQVEDTDQIMLITNGGTLVRTRVAEVSIIGRNTGGVRLIRTGEDETVVGLQRIAESDEEENDVVAIDGEQVEGADTAPDAGAADAGSSEEGVAGDE, from the coding sequence ATGAGCGATCTGGCCAGAGAGATCACGCCGGTCAACATCGAAGAAGAGCTCAAGAGTTCCTATCTTGATTACGCCATGAGCGTGATCGTAGGACGAGCTCTGCCGGATGTGCGTGATGGCTTGAAACCGGTTCACCGCCGCGTTCTGTTTGCTATGAACGAGTTGGGGAACGACTGGAACAAGCCCTATAAGAAATCGGCCCGTGTGGTCGGTGACGTAATCGGTAAATATCACCCCCACGGCGACAGTGCCGTGTATGACACCATTGTCCGGATGGCGCAGGATTTCTCCATGCGTTACATGCTGGTCGATGGTCAGGGCAACTTCGGCTCGGTCGACGGCGACAACGCCGCGGCCATGCGTTACACCGAAGTGCGGATGGCCCGCATCTCCCACGAGCTGCTGGCCGATCTGGACAAAGAGACCGTGGACTGGGTGCCGAACTACGACGGCACCGAGATGATCCCGGCTGTCATGCCCACCAAGATACCCACCCTGTTGATCAACGGTTCCTCCGGTATCGCGGTGGGCATGGCGACCAACATTCCGCCTCACAACCTCACCGAGATAGTCAACGGCTGTCTGGCGCTGATCGACAATGGCGATCTCACCATCGATGAGCTGATGACCTACATCAGCGGCCCGGATTTCCCCACCGGCGCCATCATCAACGGCCGCGCCGGCATAGTGCAGGCGTACCGTACCGGTCGTGGCTCCGTCTATGTGCGGGCCAAGGCCGAAGTGGAAGTGGACGAGAAGACGAGTCGCGAGACCATCATCGTTCACGAGCTGCCTTATCAGGTTAACAAGGCGCGGTTGATCGAGAAGATCGCCGAGCTGGTCAAAGAGAAGAAAGTCGAGGGCATCAGCGCCCTGCGCGATGAGTCTGATAAAGACGGCATGCGCATCGTTATCGAGATCAAGCGCGGCGAGTCCGGCGAGATTGTGCTGAACAATCTCTACAAGCACACCCAGATGCAGACCACGTTCGGCATCAACATGGTGGCGCTCGATAACAACCAGCCCAAGGTGATGAACCTTAAAGAGATCCTGGATGCCTTCCTGCTGCACCGCCGTGAGGTAGTGACTCGCCGGACCGTGTTCGAACTGCGCAAGGCGCGGGATCGGGCCCACATCCTGGAAGGTCTGGCGGTCGCCCTGGCCAACATCGACCCCATCATCGAGCTGATCCGTCACTCCGATACCCCGGCCGATGCCAAGGCCAAGCTGATTGCCCGTGGCTGGGAGCTCGGCAACGTCGCCGGCATGCTGGAAAAAGCAGGCGACGACGCGGCCCGTCCCGAGTGGCTGGAGCCGGAGTTCGGCATCCGTGAAGGTCAATACTTCCTGACCGAGCAGCAGGCCCAGGCCATCCTGGATCTGCGTCTGCACAAGCTGACCGGCCTCGAGCACGAGAAGATCCTGGAAGAGTACCAATCTCTGCTGGATCTGATCGCCGAGCTGCTGTTCATCCTGGCAAGCCCGGAACGGCTGATGGAAGTGATCCGCGATGAGCTGCTGGCCGTGCGCGATCAGTACGGTGACGAGCGTCGCACCGAGATCAACGCTTCCAGCGCCGAGATCAACATCGAAGATCTGATCACCCCGGAAGACGTGGTGGTCACCCTGTCTCACCAGGGCTATGTGAAGTATCAGCCGCTGACCGACTACGAGGCCCAGCGCCGCGGTGGTCGTGGCAAGTCGGCCACCCGGATCAAGGAAGAGGACTTCGTGGAGCGTCTGCTGGTGGCCAACACCCACGACACCATCCTGTGCTTCTCCACCCGTGGCAAGGTCTACTGGCTCAAGGTGTATCAGCTGCCGGAGGCGTCCCGTGGCGCCCGCGGCCGTCCGATCATCAACCTGCTGCCGCTGGAAGAGGGTGAGCGCATCACCGCCATCCTGCCGGTCAAGGAATATGCCGACGACAAGTACGTCTTCTTCGCCACCGCCGACGGTACCGTGAAGAAGACCAGCCTGTCTGCATTCAGCCGTCCGCTCTCCTCCGGTATTCGTGCCATCAACCTCAAAGAGGGCGATGAGCTGATCGGGGTGGACATCACCGACGGTAGCAACGAGATCATGCTGTTCTCCGATGCGGGCAAGGTGGTTCGCTTCGCTGAAGGCAGCGGCCGCGCCGATGCGGACGTCAGCGATGATGCCGACGCGGATGACGACAGCGTCATTGACGCCGGCAACGACGATGAAGGCAGCGACGGCGTTGAAGGCGCCGAGAACACCGAGAGCAAGGGCGCCTTCAAGGGCGTGCGTCCCATGGGCCGTACCGCCTCCGGTGTCCGCGGCATCCGCCTGCCCAATGGCAACAAGGTGGTCTCCCTCATCGTCCCCCGTGGCGAGGGTGCCATCCTGACCGCCACCGAGAACGGTTACGGCAAGCGGACCGCGTTGACCGAGTACCCGACCAAGAGTCGTGGTACCCAGGGCGTCATCTCCATCAAGGTGGATGATCGCAATGGCAAGGTGATCGATGCGATTCAGGTCGAAGATACCGACCAGATCATGCTGATCACCAACGGCGGTACCCTGGTGCGTACCCGGGTCGCCGAGGTGAGCATCATCGGCCGTAACACCGGCGGTGTCCGTCTGATCCGTACCGGTGAAGACGAGACCGTGGTCGGCCTGCAGCGCATCGCCGAGAGCGACGAGGAAGAGAACGACGTAGTTGCCATCGACGGTGAGCAGGTTGAAGGTGCAGATACTGCGCCAGACGCCGGTGCTGCCGACGCAGGCTCCAGCGAAGAGGGTGTGGCTGGCGACGAATAA
- the rplT gene encoding 50S ribosomal protein L20 gives MPRVKRGVTARARHKKVMKAAKGYYGARSRVYRVAVQAVTKAGQYAYRDRRQKKRQFRQLWIARINAAARQNGLSYSRLINGLKKASIEIDRKILSDIAVHDKLAFTALVEKAKAALV, from the coding sequence ATGCCAAGAGTTAAACGTGGTGTGACTGCTCGCGCTCGTCACAAGAAAGTAATGAAAGCCGCCAAGGGTTACTACGGCGCCCGTTCCCGTGTCTACCGCGTAGCGGTACAAGCGGTAACCAAAGCTGGTCAGTATGCCTACCGTGACCGTCGCCAGAAAAAGCGTCAGTTCCGTCAGCTGTGGATTGCGCGTATCAACGCTGCAGCCCGTCAGAACGGTCTGTCCTACAGCCGTCTGATCAACGGTCTGAAGAAGGCTTCTATCGAGATCGATCGCAAGATCCTGTCCGATATCGCCGTTCACGACAAGCTGGCTTTCACCGCCCTGGTTGAAAAGGCCAAAGCAGCTCTGGTTTAA
- the pheT gene encoding phenylalanine--tRNA ligase subunit beta, whose translation MKFSKSWVMEWVRTELSDNALAEQITMAGLEVDAVEAVAGQFNNVVVGEVVECGQHPDADKLRVTKVNVGEAELLDIVCGAPNCRTGLKVCVAKVGATLPGDFTIKKAKLRGQPSHGMLCSFSELGIEVEADGIIELPSDAPVGTDIRDYLNLNDVAIDVDLTPNRADCLGIAGLAREIGVLNSVDVVEPSWTPAPATIDASFPIRVDAPADCPRYLGRVIKGLNLRAQSPLWMQEKLCRGGIRSIDAIVDITNFLLLEYGQPMHAFDLAKLDGELVVRRAKADEPMTLLDGNEVKLKETTLVIADAQGPACMAGIFGGERTGVSAETTDVLLECAFFAPLSITGRARAYGLHTDSSHRFERGVDPQLQAKVMDRATRLLLDVCGGEAGPVIEVKSDAHLPKATPIKLRRTKLDKVIGISVADAQVVEILTRLGMQVTIEADGWTALAPSWRFDIAIEEDLIEEVARIYGYNNIPNLKPAASLAMVEQAEGQVTLKRVRDLLVDRGFQEAITYSFVDPKAQQTLFPQSDAIALPNPISVEMSAMRVSLFPGLVQAVVYNQNRQQGRVRLFEQGLRFIKDESAENGIRQEPMLAGIITGNQSDEHWDIKSRGADFFDLKGDLEAVLDLTAEGASFSFERTEHSALHPGQSAAILRNGAVIGHIGVIHPSLEKKLGLKTRAIMFELELNKLIPAKVPVAAEVSRFPANRRDIAVVVDHQVLAGDVLAVIKKVGGNQLVGINLFDVYQGAGMAEDKKSLAISLVLQDNQRTLEEKEIAETVDNVVRALGEELNASLRD comes from the coding sequence ATGAAATTCAGTAAATCCTGGGTGATGGAGTGGGTCCGCACCGAGTTGAGTGACAACGCACTGGCCGAGCAGATCACCATGGCGGGTCTGGAAGTGGACGCCGTCGAAGCGGTGGCCGGCCAGTTCAACAACGTGGTGGTCGGTGAAGTGGTCGAGTGTGGCCAGCATCCGGACGCCGACAAGCTGCGGGTGACCAAGGTCAACGTGGGCGAGGCCGAGCTGCTGGACATCGTCTGCGGCGCGCCGAACTGCCGCACCGGCCTCAAGGTGTGTGTGGCCAAGGTGGGGGCCACCCTGCCGGGTGATTTCACCATCAAGAAGGCCAAGCTGCGTGGCCAGCCCTCCCACGGCATGCTCTGCTCCTTCAGCGAGCTGGGGATCGAAGTGGAAGCGGACGGCATCATCGAGCTGCCGAGCGATGCTCCCGTCGGCACCGACATTCGCGACTACCTCAATCTCAATGACGTCGCCATCGACGTGGACTTGACCCCTAACCGGGCCGATTGCCTCGGCATCGCGGGGCTTGCCCGCGAGATCGGCGTGCTCAACAGCGTCGACGTGGTCGAGCCAAGCTGGACTCCGGCGCCAGCCACCATAGACGCCAGCTTCCCGATCCGGGTCGATGCGCCGGCAGACTGCCCCCGTTACCTCGGTCGTGTCATCAAGGGGCTGAACCTGCGCGCCCAGAGCCCGCTCTGGATGCAGGAAAAGCTGTGCCGTGGCGGCATTCGCTCCATCGACGCCATCGTCGACATCACCAACTTCCTGCTGCTGGAATACGGTCAGCCGATGCACGCCTTCGATCTGGCCAAGCTGGACGGGGAGCTGGTGGTGCGCCGTGCCAAGGCCGACGAGCCGATGACCCTGCTCGACGGCAACGAGGTCAAGCTCAAAGAGACCACGCTCGTCATTGCCGACGCACAGGGTCCAGCCTGCATGGCCGGCATCTTCGGCGGCGAGCGCACCGGCGTGTCCGCCGAGACCACGGACGTGCTGCTGGAGTGTGCCTTCTTCGCACCGCTCTCCATCACCGGCCGTGCCCGTGCCTATGGCCTGCATACCGACTCGTCCCACCGCTTCGAGCGCGGGGTAGACCCACAGCTGCAAGCCAAGGTGATGGACAGAGCCACCCGACTGCTGCTGGATGTCTGCGGCGGTGAAGCGGGTCCGGTCATCGAGGTCAAATCCGATGCCCATCTGCCCAAGGCGACCCCCATCAAGCTGCGTCGTACCAAGCTCGACAAGGTGATCGGCATCAGCGTGGCCGATGCTCAGGTGGTCGAGATCCTGACTCGCCTCGGCATGCAGGTGACCATCGAGGCCGACGGCTGGACCGCCCTGGCGCCCTCCTGGCGTTTCGACATCGCCATCGAGGAAGACCTCATCGAGGAAGTGGCCCGCATCTACGGCTACAACAACATCCCGAACCTGAAACCGGCCGCCTCCCTGGCCATGGTGGAGCAGGCAGAGGGCCAAGTGACCCTCAAACGGGTGCGTGACCTGCTGGTTGACCGCGGTTTCCAGGAAGCCATCACCTACAGCTTCGTGGATCCCAAGGCCCAGCAGACCCTGTTCCCGCAGAGCGATGCCATAGCGCTGCCGAACCCGATCTCGGTCGAGATGTCCGCCATGCGCGTCTCCCTGTTCCCGGGTCTGGTGCAGGCGGTGGTCTACAACCAGAACCGCCAGCAGGGCCGCGTGCGCCTGTTCGAGCAGGGTCTGCGCTTCATCAAGGACGAGAGCGCCGAAAATGGCATCCGTCAGGAGCCCATGCTGGCCGGCATCATCACCGGCAACCAGAGCGACGAGCACTGGGACATCAAGAGCCGTGGCGCCGACTTCTTTGATTTGAAAGGGGATCTGGAAGCCGTGCTGGATCTCACCGCCGAAGGTGCCAGCTTCAGCTTCGAGCGTACCGAGCATAGCGCCCTGCACCCGGGCCAGAGCGCGGCCATCCTGCGCAATGGCGCCGTCATCGGCCACATCGGCGTGATCCACCCGAGCCTCGAGAAGAAGCTGGGTCTCAAGACCCGTGCCATCATGTTCGAGCTGGAGTTGAACAAGCTGATCCCCGCCAAGGTGCCGGTTGCGGCCGAAGTTTCCCGCTTCCCGGCCAACCGTCGCGACATCGCCGTGGTGGTTGACCACCAGGTTCTGGCCGGTGATGTGCTCGCAGTAATTAAAAAAGTTGGCGGAAATCAGTTAGTTGGAATAAACTTGTTTGACGTATACCAGGGTGCTGGTATGGCAGAGGACAAGAAGAGCCTGGCCATCAGTCTAGTTTTACAAGACAACCAGCGCACCCTGGAGGAGAAAGAGATTGCCGAGACCGTAGACAATGTCGTGCGGGCTCTCGGTGAAGAGTTGAATGCATCCTTGAGGGATTGA